A stretch of the Coprobacillus cateniformis genome encodes the following:
- the trmB gene encoding tRNA (guanosine(46)-N7)-methyltransferase TrmB, translating to MRLRNNPKANEILENHKDVVVLNTKEHKGHWRNIFDNDNPIFIEIGMGKGDFIIENAKQYPNINFIGVEKFPSVIVGALKKYDDSSYDLKNLRFMKEDALFLNEVFADNEISRIYLNFSDPWPKKKHAKRRLTSHTFLPIYQKLLKPDGELILKTDNRILFEFSLISFQQFHMDFHDICLDLHHSDGYEDNIQTEYERKFSPFGPIYRIVTTFKGE from the coding sequence ATGCGTTTAAGAAATAACCCTAAAGCAAATGAGATTTTAGAAAATCACAAAGATGTTGTTGTGTTAAATACAAAAGAACACAAAGGTCATTGGAGAAATATCTTTGATAATGATAATCCTATATTTATTGAAATAGGTATGGGAAAAGGTGATTTTATTATAGAAAATGCCAAACAATATCCTAATATTAATTTTATTGGAGTTGAGAAATTTCCAAGTGTCATAGTAGGAGCACTTAAGAAGTATGATGATTCATCATATGATTTAAAAAATCTAAGATTTATGAAAGAAGATGCATTATTTTTAAATGAAGTCTTTGCAGATAATGAAATTAGTCGTATATACTTAAATTTCAGTGATCCTTGGCCTAAGAAAAAACATGCCAAGAGAAGGCTAACTTCTCATACATTTTTGCCAATATATCAAAAATTATTGAAGCCAGATGGAGAGTTAATATTAAAGACAGATAATCGAATATTGTTTGAATTTTCTTTAATATCGTTTCAACAATTTCACATGGATTTTCATGATATTTGCTTGGATTTGCATCACAGTGATGGATATGAAGATAACATTCAGACAGAATATGAAAGAAAGTTTTCACCATTTGGACCTATTTATAGAATTGTAACAACATTTAAAGGAGAGTAA
- a CDS encoding thioredoxin family protein has protein sequence MNNLLELSDLESYDKATQGKAIMVFSTTWCPDCHFLKTFIDKLVEENRDWTFYYIDRDKMVDLCIDLDIMGIPSFIAYKDGLEVSRFVNKLRKTQSDIQAFIDAIEE, from the coding sequence ATGAATAACTTGTTAGAATTAAGTGATTTAGAATCATATGATAAGGCCACACAAGGAAAAGCTATAATGGTTTTTTCAACAACTTGGTGTCCGGATTGTCATTTTTTAAAAACTTTTATTGATAAATTAGTGGAAGAAAATAGGGATTGGACATTTTATTACATAGATAGAGATAAAATGGTTGACTTATGCATTGATTTAGATATTATGGGAATTCCATCTTTTATTGCTTATAAAGATGGTCTGGAAGTTTCGCGTTTCGTTAATAAATTGAGAAAAACACAATCTGATATACAAGCATTTATTGATGCAATAGAAGAATAG
- the ytpR gene encoding YtpR family tRNA-binding protein, producing the protein MNLHAFYNSKYIGDDLLIRLCSQREVTHYQQYHDLCVLYHHDQVIGYNLFHASTYISSLQDGKVKITPEFVEQLNRVLKNENQELVESDYDDRFRVGRVIQIEEHPDSDHMHICQVDTGDETLQIVCGAPNVALNQLVVVAKNDAVMPSGLIIKPSSLRGVESHGMLCSAKELALPNAPQVRGILILDENDYQVGNPFFK; encoded by the coding sequence ATGAACTTACATGCTTTTTATAATTCAAAATATATTGGTGATGATTTGCTGATACGCTTATGTTCGCAAAGAGAAGTGACTCATTATCAGCAATATCATGATCTTTGTGTGCTATATCATCATGATCAAGTGATTGGATATAATCTTTTTCATGCATCTACATATATATCTTCATTACAAGATGGAAAAGTCAAAATAACACCTGAATTTGTTGAGCAGTTAAATCGGGTTTTAAAAAATGAAAATCAAGAATTGGTTGAAAGTGATTATGATGATAGATTCAGAGTTGGGAGGGTTATTCAAATTGAAGAACATCCCGATTCTGATCATATGCATATTTGCCAGGTCGATACTGGAGATGAAACTTTACAAATTGTATGTGGTGCACCCAATGTTGCTTTGAATCAATTGGTTGTTGTTGCTAAAAATGATGCAGTTATGCCATCTGGTTTAATAATTAAACCATCTTCTTTGCGTGGTGTTGAATCTCATGGTATGCTTTGTTCAGCAAAAGAACTTGCTTTGCCAAATGCTCCACAAGTACGTGGTATATTGATTTTAGATGAAAATGACTATCAAGTCGGAAATCCATTTTTTAAATAG
- the acpS gene encoding holo-ACP synthase — protein MRGIGVDIVDLDRLDIDNLHFVERILTVEEYQIFRMIHTQQRKLEFLGGRFAGKEAYLKAHHTGLGGIDFHDIQILNDETGCPYLNDKKAHISISHEKKYAIAFVVLEE, from the coding sequence ATGAGAGGTATAGGGGTAGATATTGTTGATCTTGATCGATTAGATATTGATAATTTGCATTTTGTAGAACGTATATTAACGGTTGAAGAATATCAAATCTTTCGCATGATTCATACTCAGCAAAGAAAGCTAGAGTTTTTAGGTGGTCGCTTTGCAGGTAAAGAGGCTTATCTAAAAGCTCATCATACAGGCCTAGGTGGCATAGATTTTCATGATATACAGATACTTAATGATGAAACTGGTTGTCCTTATTTGAATGATAAAAAAGCACATATATCAATTTCTCATGAAAAAAAATATGCAATTGCATTCGTTGTATTAGAAGAGTAA
- a CDS encoding single-stranded DNA-binding protein, whose protein sequence is MFNEIIVIGRLANKPVMRETQNGIKLATIVLDIERPYRNNLGINDHDYITCVLWKGISQQVMDCCDIGSFLGVKGRLQSRTFESADNQSMTVMEVKVEHVEFFDKYFIKK, encoded by the coding sequence ATGTTTAATGAAATCATTGTTATAGGGAGGTTGGCAAATAAGCCTGTTATGAGAGAAACACAAAATGGTATAAAACTGGCAACAATTGTCCTAGATATTGAAAGACCTTATAGAAATAATTTAGGTATCAATGATCATGACTACATTACATGTGTGCTTTGGAAAGGTATTAGCCAGCAAGTCATGGATTGCTGTGATATTGGAAGCTTTTTAGGGGTTAAAGGGCGATTACAATCAAGGACATTTGAATCTGCTGATAATCAATCAATGACTGTCATGGAAGTGAAAGTCGAACATGTTGAATTTTTTGATAAATATTTTATAAAAAAGTAG
- the lepA gene encoding translation elongation factor 4, which produces MKIDQSHIRNFSIIAHIDHGKSTLADRILQLTGAVSDREMKEQLLDSMDLERERGITIKLNAVQLTYTAKNGETYLLHLIDTPGHVDFTYEVSRSLAACEGAVLVVDAAQGVEAQTLANVFLALDNDLEILPVINKIDLPSADPQRVIQEIEDIIGLPADEAPLISAKTGLNVIDVLEDVVKNVPAPRGDVSHPTQALIFDSLYDSYRGVIVFVCVKEGKISVGDQIKFMASHAIYEVVELGVRNPKEVKKDSLVTGEVGWIAASIKSIQDVHVGDTITTLSQPAQTQLPGYRRLNPMVYCGLYPVDNARYKDLREALEKMKLSDSSLIFEPETSQALGFGFRCGFLGLLHMDVIEERLEREFDLELIATAPSVVYHCYLTDGSMLEIDNPASLPGPQKIDHIEEPYVKASIMTPHEYVGPIMELCQSKRGEYMDIEYIDDLRRNVIYMIPLSEIVYDFFDKLKSCTKGYASFDYEFDDYRTSKLTRMDIMLNGDVVDALSTIVHKDFAYNRGRIICEKLKEIIPKQMFEVPIQAALQGKVIARTNIKAMRKNVLAKCYGGDISRKKKLLEKQKEGKKRMKAVGSVEIPQEAFMAILSVDDD; this is translated from the coding sequence ATGAAAATAGATCAATCACATATTAGAAATTTTTCTATTATTGCGCATATCGATCATGGAAAGTCTACTTTGGCTGACAGAATTTTACAATTAACAGGTGCTGTTAGTGATAGGGAAATGAAAGAACAACTCCTTGATAGTATGGATTTAGAAAGAGAACGTGGAATTACAATTAAATTGAATGCTGTTCAATTAACATATACTGCTAAAAATGGGGAAACATATTTATTGCATCTTATTGATACACCGGGACATGTCGATTTCACATACGAGGTATCTCGTTCATTAGCAGCTTGTGAGGGAGCAGTTTTGGTTGTTGATGCTGCTCAAGGCGTAGAAGCACAAACCTTAGCTAATGTTTTCTTGGCATTGGATAATGATTTAGAGATTTTACCAGTAATTAATAAAATTGATTTACCGAGTGCTGATCCACAACGTGTCATTCAAGAAATCGAAGATATCATTGGATTGCCCGCAGATGAAGCACCTTTGATTTCTGCTAAGACAGGATTGAATGTTATTGATGTTCTAGAAGACGTTGTTAAAAATGTTCCAGCTCCTCGAGGTGATGTGAGTCATCCGACTCAGGCATTGATATTTGACTCTCTTTATGATAGTTATCGAGGTGTTATTGTTTTTGTATGTGTTAAAGAGGGTAAAATTAGTGTTGGAGATCAAATTAAATTTATGGCAAGTCATGCAATTTATGAAGTTGTAGAACTTGGTGTAAGAAATCCTAAAGAAGTTAAAAAAGATTCTTTGGTCACTGGAGAAGTTGGATGGATTGCTGCTTCAATCAAATCTATCCAAGATGTTCATGTTGGGGATACAATTACAACACTCTCACAACCTGCACAGACACAATTGCCAGGATATCGTCGTCTAAATCCAATGGTTTATTGTGGACTTTATCCAGTTGATAATGCAAGATATAAGGATTTAAGAGAAGCTTTGGAGAAAATGAAATTGAGTGATTCGTCACTGATTTTTGAACCTGAAACATCACAGGCATTAGGATTTGGATTCAGATGTGGTTTTTTAGGTCTGCTGCATATGGATGTTATTGAAGAACGATTGGAAAGAGAATTTGATTTAGAATTAATCGCTACAGCTCCTTCAGTTGTTTATCATTGTTATTTAACTGATGGTTCAATGTTGGAAATTGATAATCCTGCATCGTTACCAGGGCCACAGAAAATTGATCATATAGAGGAACCATATGTAAAAGCATCGATTATGACACCTCATGAATATGTTGGACCTATTATGGAACTTTGCCAATCTAAGCGTGGAGAATATATGGATATAGAATATATTGATGATTTGCGTCGTAATGTTATTTATATGATTCCATTAAGTGAAATAGTCTATGATTTCTTTGATAAATTAAAATCTTGTACAAAAGGATATGCATCTTTTGATTATGAATTTGATGATTATCGTACAAGTAAATTGACGCGTATGGATATTATGCTAAATGGTGATGTTGTTGATGCTCTTTCAACAATAGTTCACAAAGACTTTGCTTATAATCGCGGTCGTATTATTTGTGAAAAATTAAAGGAAATTATTCCTAAACAAATGTTTGAAGTTCCTATTCAAGCTGCTCTACAAGGGAAAGTGATAGCAAGAACAAACATTAAGGCAATGCGTAAGAATGTTTTGGCTAAATGTTATGGTGGGGATATTTCACGTAAGAAAAAACTTTTAGAAAAACAAAAAGAAGGGAAAAAGCGTATGAAGGCTGTTGGGAGTGTAGAAATTCCTCAAGAAGCTTTTATGGCTATACTTTCTGTTGACGATGATTAA